Below is a genomic region from Streptomyces sp. RPA4-2.
GGGCCGCCGGGGACTCGGGGGCGGACGCGGTCCATCCCGGGTACGGCTTCCTGTCGGAGAACGCGGAGTTCGCGCAGGCCGTCCTGGATGCCGGGCTGATCTGGATCGGGCCGCCTCCGCAGGCCATCCGTGACCTGGGTGACAAGGTCGCCGCCCGGCACATCGCGCAGCGTGCCGGTGCCCCGCTGGTCGCGGGCACCCCCGATCCGGTCTCCGGCGCGCAGGAGGTCGTGGCCTTCGCGAAGGAGCACGGCCTGCCGATCGCGATCAAGGCGGCGTTCGGTGGTGGCGGGCGCGGGCTGAAGGTGGCCCGCACCCTGGAGGAGGTCCCGGAGCTGTACGACTCGGCGGTCCGGGAGGCGGTCGCCGCGTTCGGACGCGGTGAGTGCTTCGTCGAGCGGTACCTCGACAAGCCCCGCCATGTGGAGACGCAGTGCCTGGCGGACGCGCACGGCAACGTGGTCGTCGTCTCGACCCGTGACTGCTCGCTGCAGCGCCGTCACCAGAAACTGGTGGAGGAGGCGCCCGCGCCGTACCTGTCCGACGCGCAGGTCGCCGAGCTGTACGCGTCGTCCAAGGCGATCTTGAAGGAGGCCGGCTATGTCGGCGCGGGGACCGTGGAGTTCCTCGTCGGCATGGACGGCACGATCTCCTTCCTGGAGGTCAACACCCGTCTGCAGGTCGAGCACCCGGTCACCGAGGAAGTCGCCGGCATCGACCTGGTCCGGGAGATGTTCCGCATCGCCGACGGCGAGGAACTCGGTTACGGCGACCCCGAACTGCGCGGTCACTCCTTCGAGTTCCGTATCAACGGCGAGGACCCCGGCCGCGGCTTCCTGCCCGCCCCCGGCACCGTCACCACCTTCGCCCCGCCCTCCGGCCCCGGCGTCCGCCTCGACGCCGGTGTGCAGTGCGGCAGCGTGATCGGTCCGGCCTGGGACTCCCTGCTGGCCAAACTGATCGTGACCGGTCGTACCCGCGCGGAGGCGCTCCAGCGCGCCGCCCGCGCCCTCGACGAGTTCGAGGTCGGCGGGATGGCCACCGCCCTGCCCTTCCACCGCGCGGTGGTGCGGGACCCGGCGTTCGCCCCCGAGCTGACCGGTTCCGCGGACCCGTTCACGGTCCACACCCGCTGGATCGAGACCGAGTTCGTCAACGGGATCCCCGCCTTCACGCCCCCCGGGGACCTGGGCGCCGGGACGGAGGACGAACCGGGCCGCGAGTCCGTCGTCGTCGAGGTCGCCGGGCGCCGTCTCGAGGTGTCGCTGCCGTCCTCGCTGGGCATGTCGCCGGCCCGCACCGGACTCGCCGCGGGCGCCAGGCCCAAGCGCCGCGCCGCCACCCGCAGGTCCGGCCCGGTCGCTTCCGGCGACACCCTCGCCTCGCCCATGCAGGGCACGATCGTCAAGGTCGCGGTCGAGGAGGGCCAGGAGGTCCAGGAGGGCGACCTCATCGTGGTCCTGGAGGCCATGAAGATGGAACAGCCCCTCAACGCCCACCGCTCCGGCACCGTCAAGGGCCTGAGCGCGGAGGTCGGCGCGTCCGTCATCTCGGGCGCCGCCATGTGTGACATCACCGGCTGATTCATGAGCGGATTCTCGGCCAATTCGCCATGGAACCGTGCGGTCCTCCGTAATTGTCTGCGGAATTCTGACCCGGTCTGACAATTACCTGACACAGCGAATATTGAAACCGCTCTCACCGCCCCGGATACTGAATAAGAGCTTTCGTCACCTGTCGTGTGGTGGGCCTCGAGGAGAGGGAAACGTATGTACAGCACGCTGATTGTGGCTCGGATGGAACCCGGGTCGAGCGTCGACGTGGCCAGGATTTTCGGTGATTTCGACGACACGGAAATGCCGCATCGCATGGGAACGCGCCGGCGCCAGCTTTTCCAGTACCGGGGTCTGTACTTCCACCTCCAGGACTTCGACGCGGACAACGGCGGCGAGCTGATCCAGCACGCCCGGCACGACGCGCGCTTCGTACAGATCAGTGAGGACCTGAAGCCGTTCATCGAGGCGTACGACCCGGCCACCTGGCGCTCCCCGGCCGACGCGATGGCCACGCGCTTCTACAACTGGGAGGCGTCCGCGTGACCGGCCGACGAGTCGTCATCACCGGCATAGAGGTGCTGGCCCCCGGCGGTGTCGGGGCGAAGAACTTCTGGAACCTGCTGAGCGAGGGCCGTACGGCCACCCGCCGCATCAGCTTCTTCGACCCCAGCCCCTTCCGCTCCCGGGTCGCCGCGGAGATCGACTTCGACCCCGCGGAGCACGGACTGAGCCCGCAGGAGATCCGCCGGATGGACCGCGCCGCGCAGTTCGCGGTGGTCGCGGCCCGTGGCGCGGTCGCCGACAGCGGCATCGACCTCGACGCCCACGACCCGTACCGGGTGGGCGTCACCATCGGCAGCGCGGTCGGCGCCACCATGGGTCTCGACGAGGAGTACAACGTCGTCAGCGACGGCGGCCGGCTGCGCCTGGTGGACCACGCGTACACCGTCCCGCACCTGTACAACTACCTGGTTCCCAGCTCCTTCGCGGCCGAGGTCGCCTGGGCGGTGGGCGCGCAGGGCCCCAGCACGGTGGTCTCCACGGGCTGCACGTCCGGCATCGACTCGGTCGGCCACGCCGTCGAGCTGCTTCGCGAGGGCTCGGCCGACGTCATGATCACGGGTTCGTCCGACGCCCCCATCTCGCCGATCACGATGGCGTGTTTCGACGCGATCAAGGCGACGACGCCCAGGGACGACGACCCCGAGCGGGCCTCGCGCCCCTTCGACGGGACCCGCAACGGGTTCGTCCTCGGCGAGGGGGCCGCCGTGTTCGTCCTGGAGGAACTGGAGAGCGCCCGGCGGCGCGGCGCGCACATCTACGCCGAGATCGCCGGGTACGCGACGCGCTCGAACGCGTACCACATGACGGGTCTGCGGCCGGACGGCGCGGAGATGGCCGAGGCCATCACGACCGCGCTGGACGAGGCCAGGATGAACCCGACCGCGATCGACTACGTCAACGCGCACGGCTCGGGCACCAAGCAGAACGACCGCCACGAGACCGAGGCGTTCAAGCGCAGCCTGGGCGACCACGCCTACCGGACCCCGGTCAGCTCGATCAAGTCGATGGTCGGGCACTCGCTCGGCGCGATCGGTTCCATCGAGATCGCCGCGTCCGCGCTGGCCATGGAGAACCACGTCGTGCCGCCCACGGCCAACCTGACCACCCCCGACCCCAAGTGCGACCTCGACTACGTGCCGCTGGTCGCCCGGGAGCAGCTCACCGACGCGGTGCTCACGGTCGGCAGCGGCTTCGGGGGATTCCAGAGCGCCATGGTGCTGGCGCGTCCCGAGAGGAGCGTGGCATGACCACCACGGTGGTAGTGACCGGTCTGGGCATCGCCGCCCCCAACGGACTGGGCACACAGGACTACTGGGCCGCGACCCGGACCGGCAAGAACGGCATCGGGCGGGTCACCCGCTTCGACCCGTCGTCCTACCCGTCGACCCTGGCGGGCGAGGTGCCGGGCTTCGTCGCCGAGGACGTGCTGCCGAGCCGGCTGCTGCCGCAGACCGACCACATGACGCGGATGGCGCTGGTCGCCGCCGACTGGGCGCTCGCCGACGCGGGGATCGACCCGACGGAGCTGCCGCAGTACGACATGGGCGTCGTCACGGCCAGTTCCTCGGGGGGCTTCGAGTTCGGCCAGGGTGAGCTGGAGAAGCTGTGGAGTCAGGGCAGCCAGTACGTCTCCGCCTACCAGTCCTTCGCCTGGTTCTACGCCGTCAACAGCGGTCAGATCTCCATCCGCAACGGGCTGAAGGGTCCCAGCGGCGTCATCGTCAGCGACGAGGCCGGCGGTCTCGACGCGGTGGCGCACGGCCGGCGGCTCATCCGCAAGGGCACCCCGATGATCGTCTCCGGGGGTGTCGACGCGTCGGTCTGTCCCTGGGGCTGGGTGGCGCAGATGGCCGGCGGCCGGCTGAGCACCAGCGACGAACCGACCCGCGCCTATCTGCCCTTCGACGCCGACGCGTCCGGCCATGTGCCGGGCGAGGGCGGCGCCATCCTGATCATGGAGTCGGCCGAGTCGGCGTGCGCGCGCGGCGCCCGGATCTACGGCGAGATCGCGGGCTACGGCTCGACGTTCGACCCACGGCCGGACAGCGACCGCGAGCCCGGTCTGCGCAAGGCGATCGAACTCGCCCTCGCCGACGCGGACGTGGCACCCGGGGACGTCGACGTGGTCTTCGCGGACGCGGCCGGCGTGCCGGAGCTGGACCGGATCGAGGCCGAGGCGATCTCGGCGGTCTTCGGTGTCCGGGGCGTTCCGGTCACCGCGCCCAAGACGATGACGGGCCGACTGTACTCCGGCGCGGCCCCGCTCGACATCGCCACCGCCCTGCTCGCCGTGGAGGAGGGACTGATCCCCCCGACGGTGCACGTCGACCCGGACGAGGAGTACGGACTCGACCTGGTCCTCACCCAGTCGCGGCCCGCCCAGGTGCGTACCGCGCTGGTCGTGGCCCGTGGCTACGGCGGCTTCAACTCGGCCGTCGTCGTCCGCGCCGTCGACTGACCGGACATCCCGTCGCCCGACCGATCCGTCGCCCGAAAGATCCATCGCCTGACCGACCCATCGGCTGACCGACCCACCGTCCGACCGATCCATCGTCCGACCGAACCATCTCGACCTGGGAAGGAACCCACGTGTCCACTTCGGAATTCACCCTGGACGACCTGCGCCGCATCCTGCTGGAGGGCGCGGGCGTCGACGAGGGCGTCGACCTCGACGGCGACATCCTCGACGAGCCGTTCGAAGTCCTCGGCTACGAGTCGCTGGCCCTGCTGGAGACGGGCAGCCGCATCGAGCGCGAGTACGGGATCGTCCTCGACGAGGACCTGCTGACCGACGCCGACACCCCGCGCGCCCTCATCGAGG
It encodes:
- a CDS encoding acyl carrier protein, whose amino-acid sequence is MSTSEFTLDDLRRILLEGAGVDEGVDLDGDILDEPFEVLGYESLALLETGSRIEREYGIVLDEDLLTDADTPRALIEAVNHQFGADEPAAA
- a CDS encoding beta-ketoacyl synthase, which gives rise to MTGRRVVITGIEVLAPGGVGAKNFWNLLSEGRTATRRISFFDPSPFRSRVAAEIDFDPAEHGLSPQEIRRMDRAAQFAVVAARGAVADSGIDLDAHDPYRVGVTIGSAVGATMGLDEEYNVVSDGGRLRLVDHAYTVPHLYNYLVPSSFAAEVAWAVGAQGPSTVVSTGCTSGIDSVGHAVELLREGSADVMITGSSDAPISPITMACFDAIKATTPRDDDPERASRPFDGTRNGFVLGEGAAVFVLEELESARRRGAHIYAEIAGYATRSNAYHMTGLRPDGAEMAEAITTALDEARMNPTAIDYVNAHGSGTKQNDRHETEAFKRSLGDHAYRTPVSSIKSMVGHSLGAIGSIEIAASALAMENHVVPPTANLTTPDPKCDLDYVPLVAREQLTDAVLTVGSGFGGFQSAMVLARPERSVA
- a CDS encoding biotin carboxylase N-terminal domain-containing protein, producing the protein MRKVLIANRGEIAVRVARACRDAGIASVAVYAEPDRDAVHVRAADEAFALGGDTPATSYLDIAKVLRAAGDSGADAVHPGYGFLSENAEFAQAVLDAGLIWIGPPPQAIRDLGDKVAARHIAQRAGAPLVAGTPDPVSGAQEVVAFAKEHGLPIAIKAAFGGGGRGLKVARTLEEVPELYDSAVREAVAAFGRGECFVERYLDKPRHVETQCLADAHGNVVVVSTRDCSLQRRHQKLVEEAPAPYLSDAQVAELYASSKAILKEAGYVGAGTVEFLVGMDGTISFLEVNTRLQVEHPVTEEVAGIDLVREMFRIADGEELGYGDPELRGHSFEFRINGEDPGRGFLPAPGTVTTFAPPSGPGVRLDAGVQCGSVIGPAWDSLLAKLIVTGRTRAEALQRAARALDEFEVGGMATALPFHRAVVRDPAFAPELTGSADPFTVHTRWIETEFVNGIPAFTPPGDLGAGTEDEPGRESVVVEVAGRRLEVSLPSSLGMSPARTGLAAGARPKRRAATRRSGPVASGDTLASPMQGTIVKVAVEEGQEVQEGDLIVVLEAMKMEQPLNAHRSGTVKGLSAEVGASVISGAAMCDITG
- a CDS encoding ketosynthase chain-length factor is translated as MTTTVVVTGLGIAAPNGLGTQDYWAATRTGKNGIGRVTRFDPSSYPSTLAGEVPGFVAEDVLPSRLLPQTDHMTRMALVAADWALADAGIDPTELPQYDMGVVTASSSGGFEFGQGELEKLWSQGSQYVSAYQSFAWFYAVNSGQISIRNGLKGPSGVIVSDEAGGLDAVAHGRRLIRKGTPMIVSGGVDASVCPWGWVAQMAGGRLSTSDEPTRAYLPFDADASGHVPGEGGAILIMESAESACARGARIYGEIAGYGSTFDPRPDSDREPGLRKAIELALADADVAPGDVDVVFADAAGVPELDRIEAEAISAVFGVRGVPVTAPKTMTGRLYSGAAPLDIATALLAVEEGLIPPTVHVDPDEEYGLDLVLTQSRPAQVRTALVVARGYGGFNSAVVVRAVD
- a CDS encoding TcmI family type II polyketide cyclase, which gives rise to MYSTLIVARMEPGSSVDVARIFGDFDDTEMPHRMGTRRRQLFQYRGLYFHLQDFDADNGGELIQHARHDARFVQISEDLKPFIEAYDPATWRSPADAMATRFYNWEASA